One genomic window of Pelagibaculum spongiae includes the following:
- the flgM gene encoding flagellar biosynthesis anti-sigma factor FlgM, with product MSQINGFGGNNPLNRAQQQKTQQSQDSQGINAGATVKSNTDQESSSQLKVSAEAKLMQAFHAATTQAPDIDQGKVDAIRSALEEGSYQIDFDQLANKMIASGKETE from the coding sequence ATGAGTCAAATTAATGGTTTTGGTGGAAACAATCCGCTTAATCGGGCGCAACAGCAAAAGACCCAACAAAGCCAGGATAGCCAAGGTATTAATGCAGGCGCTACTGTAAAATCGAATACTGACCAAGAAAGTTCTAGTCAGCTAAAAGTCAGTGCAGAAGCAAAGTTAATGCAGGCATTCCATGCTGCCACTACTCAGGCTCCGGATATTGACCAAGGCAAAGTAGATGCAATTCGCAGCGCACTGGAAGAAGGTAGCTATCAGATAGATTTTGACCAACTAGCAAATAAAATGATCGCCAGTGGCAAAGAGACTGAGTAA
- a CDS encoding cytochrome-c peroxidase, translating to MQIIFIIIVLGGLLSCYDNNLDRQLGDLVKLHQISSTPVEDESQQLRDIYSDQAQLGKLLFFSKNLSGNQNVACASCHHPLLGGDDDLSLSIGVDPVRENILGEGRKNRQGRAMVPRNAPTTFNSSLWKKSMFHDGRVERLNAFKNLPPQISTPDEKYGDIDPLALSLVQAQAGFPVVSEHEMRSSYMQTSSNESLRKALVKNLVNSVIRKNKSRPGEKSWRELFLKVYPADIDKPLQELMSFDRIRFLLGEYEKSQIFIDTPWRDYLLGKSSALTSSEKRGAILFFTEVKNDGGGCVSCHGGSFFTDEGFHVVAFPHIGEGVDIKGDDTGRFLRTGIYDDRYAFRTPSLINVKLTAPYGHNGVFANLRQTIRYHINPEKQLKSFDFSFSYLKQNGINTTKSKEFSKKSLKQFERFKQGGGVSLGSFDFTNSQVNDLVSFLEALTDRCIEKPACLKPWLPNESDPRPDDSIIYFYK from the coding sequence ATGCAAATAATTTTTATCATTATTGTCCTTGGCGGATTATTGAGTTGTTATGATAATAATTTGGATCGTCAGCTTGGTGATCTAGTGAAATTACATCAAATTTCATCAACCCCAGTTGAAGATGAAAGCCAGCAGCTACGAGATATATACTCTGATCAAGCTCAACTGGGTAAGTTGTTGTTTTTTTCCAAGAATCTTTCTGGTAATCAGAATGTTGCGTGCGCCAGCTGTCACCATCCTCTTCTAGGAGGAGACGATGATTTGTCTCTTTCTATCGGGGTTGACCCTGTTCGAGAGAATATCCTAGGAGAAGGGCGCAAAAATAGGCAGGGAAGGGCTATGGTGCCACGTAATGCACCAACAACTTTCAACTCTTCACTGTGGAAGAAAAGTATGTTCCATGATGGTCGAGTTGAAAGGCTGAATGCGTTTAAAAATCTACCTCCTCAGATTAGTACGCCTGATGAAAAATATGGGGATATTGATCCACTTGCTTTATCTCTTGTACAAGCGCAGGCAGGATTTCCTGTGGTATCTGAACATGAAATGCGCTCCTCTTACATGCAGACAAGTAGTAATGAGAGCTTGCGGAAAGCATTAGTTAAAAATCTAGTGAATTCTGTAATCAGAAAAAACAAGAGTCGTCCTGGTGAAAAAAGTTGGCGTGAGTTATTTTTGAAAGTTTATCCCGCTGATATAGATAAGCCATTACAAGAGCTGATGAGTTTTGACCGAATCCGCTTTTTATTAGGCGAATATGAAAAATCTCAGATATTCATTGATACACCTTGGCGGGACTATCTGCTAGGAAAGAGCTCAGCTTTGACCTCATCGGAAAAACGAGGTGCTATCTTGTTCTTTACAGAAGTTAAAAATGATGGAGGAGGTTGTGTTAGTTGCCATGGAGGAAGTTTTTTCACAGATGAAGGCTTTCATGTTGTTGCATTCCCTCATATTGGTGAAGGAGTAGATATTAAAGGAGATGATACTGGACGTTTCCTGAGAACTGGTATTTACGATGATCGCTATGCATTTAGAACTCCTAGTTTAATCAATGTCAAGCTTACAGCACCTTATGGACATAATGGTGTTTTTGCCAACTTGCGGCAAACTATCCGATACCATATTAACCCTGAAAAACAGCTGAAATCATTTGATTTCAGTTTTTCCTATTTGAAGCAAAATGGAATCAATACGACGAAGTCTAAAGAGTTTTCAAAAAAATCTTTGAAGCAGTTTGAGCGCTTTAAACAGGGAGGGGGCGTGTCTTTGGGAAGCTTTGATTTTACTAACTCCCAAGTAAATGATCTTGTTTCTTTTTTGGAGGCGCTTACAGATAGGTGTATAGAAAAGCCAGCTTGTTTGAAACCATGGCTTCCAAATGAAAGTGATCCAAGGCCAGATGACTCGATAATTTATTTTTACAAATAA
- a CDS encoding GNAT family N-acetyltransferase → MSSTTAVSAPNYGYIQGELISLRDVQDCDLSEIYRISFNSQTQHLWAPNLPLVSFEKFADRLMRRIHHRWDHFKVIVRRKDQCILGFSYCYNIAYANMTSNICICIDKAYMNTSQCLQSAYLYLSHLFIDLKYRKLYCEVFAYNYQCLSILKKLDFIQEGRLSEHQFWSEQYWDMFIYSLNRRQFSECCRTRSRLIKKLSCHQLKN, encoded by the coding sequence ATGTCTTCAACCACAGCAGTATCAGCCCCAAACTATGGCTACATTCAGGGTGAGTTGATTAGCTTGCGCGATGTTCAAGATTGTGACCTGTCCGAAATTTACCGAATCAGCTTTAACTCGCAAACTCAACACTTATGGGCACCTAACTTGCCGCTTGTGAGTTTTGAAAAATTTGCCGATCGACTGATGCGTCGGATTCACCATCGTTGGGACCATTTTAAGGTGATTGTTCGCCGTAAAGACCAATGTATTTTGGGTTTTTCCTATTGCTATAACATTGCTTACGCCAACATGACGAGCAATATATGTATCTGCATTGATAAAGCATACATGAATACATCTCAATGCTTACAATCAGCATATTTATATTTGTCACACCTATTTATCGATTTAAAATACAGAAAACTATATTGTGAAGTGTTTGCTTATAACTACCAATGCCTGAGTATTTTGAAAAAGTTAGACTTTATACAAGAAGGGCGACTAAGTGAGCATCAGTTCTGGAGTGAACAGTATTGGGATATGTTTATTTATTCGTTAAATCGCCGACAATTCTCTGAGTGTTGCCGTACTCGCTCACGACTTATAAAAAAATTATCATGCCATCAACTGAAAAACTGA
- a CDS encoding helix-turn-helix domain-containing protein: MSIESGNDSPFSTRLKEARERKSVSQKQLGISIGLDPSVASTRMNQYEKGRHEPGFSILKKLAAYLEVPTAYFYCEDDQLASLMVSYNNASKELRMQARNLFDH; this comes from the coding sequence TTGAGTATAGAGAGCGGCAACGATTCTCCTTTCAGCACTAGGCTGAAGGAAGCAAGAGAGAGAAAGAGTGTTTCTCAAAAGCAACTTGGTATTTCGATTGGGCTTGATCCATCAGTAGCGAGCACCAGAATGAATCAGTACGAAAAAGGCAGACATGAACCTGGCTTTTCGATTCTAAAAAAGTTGGCTGCGTATCTTGAAGTACCTACTGCCTACTTCTATTGCGAAGATGACCAGCTTGCTTCGCTGATGGTTAGCTATAACAACGCTAGTAAAGAGCTTCGCATGCAAGCAAGAAATTTATTTGATCATTGA
- the flgA gene encoding flagellar basal body P-ring formation chaperone FlgA: MLSATSYAKADQWQPLQTISNAAEFHVKNHFTENAGNSFTAKAGKLDNRLKLALCQNPLETKTHGKAQTTQQIVAVKCSQPSWKVYVSVKTVRTEPVVVVVNRLNRGDVISLSDIKIESQQTNRLRNGWFTRLEQVLGRTLKRGISSGQPVTGNHLQKNWLINRNQPVKLVANARGLSVAMKGKALSNAELNSIVAVKNLSSGKTVEGVVIGPGIVRID; this comes from the coding sequence ATGTTAAGCGCAACCAGTTATGCGAAAGCCGATCAATGGCAACCTCTACAGACGATCAGTAATGCTGCGGAGTTCCATGTAAAAAATCATTTTACCGAAAACGCGGGGAATTCATTCACCGCCAAGGCAGGAAAACTAGATAACCGACTTAAGCTTGCCTTATGTCAAAATCCGCTTGAAACCAAAACACACGGTAAAGCGCAGACAACGCAGCAAATTGTTGCAGTGAAATGCAGCCAGCCATCATGGAAAGTTTATGTTTCGGTAAAAACGGTTCGAACTGAACCTGTGGTGGTGGTCGTTAATCGATTAAATCGTGGCGATGTCATATCGCTCAGCGATATTAAAATTGAATCACAGCAAACTAATCGTTTGCGCAACGGATGGTTCACCCGACTAGAACAAGTGCTCGGCAGAACATTAAAACGCGGCATTAGCTCCGGTCAGCCAGTGACTGGCAACCATTTACAGAAAAACTGGCTGATCAATCGTAACCAACCGGTTAAACTGGTTGCCAATGCACGAGGGCTGTCGGTCGCCATGAAAGGCAAAGCACTATCAAATGCCGAATTAAACAGCATAGTGGCTGTCAAAAATTTGTCTTCAGGAAAAACCGTTGAAGGTGTGGTGATTGGGCCGGGTATTGTCAGAATTGATTAG
- a CDS encoding chemotaxis protein CheV codes for MAGVLDTVNQRTQLVGQNRLELLLFRLHGRQQFSINVFKVREVIQCPRLTALPHSHPVVRGVAHIRGNTIPVMDLGMAIGSPPVEDPTKCFMIITEYNRTIQGFLVGGVERIVNVNWGEIHPPPKGTGRNNYLTAVTEIDNQLVEIIDVEKVLDEVSPRSVQISSDINIEVQQHLPQHILVVDDSSVARKQICRTLAQVDLETTTANNGREALELLKSWADDGMDIHKQLLLVISDIEMPEMDGYTLTTEIKSDPRLKDLHIILHTSLSGVFNNAMVEKVGADQFIAKFQPDELAGAVMKYADSKKIMEQSR; via the coding sequence ATGGCCGGCGTACTGGATACTGTCAATCAGCGAACCCAGTTGGTGGGACAAAACCGGCTCGAGTTGCTGTTGTTCAGATTGCATGGAAGACAACAATTCAGCATCAACGTGTTTAAGGTTCGGGAGGTTATTCAATGCCCGAGGCTGACAGCACTTCCACATAGCCACCCGGTGGTTCGTGGCGTTGCGCATATTCGTGGCAATACTATCCCTGTTATGGATTTAGGAATGGCGATTGGTTCTCCACCAGTCGAAGATCCAACCAAATGTTTTATGATTATTACTGAATATAATCGAACTATTCAGGGTTTTTTGGTAGGCGGTGTTGAACGAATCGTTAATGTCAATTGGGGTGAAATTCATCCACCACCAAAGGGCACTGGTCGAAATAACTACCTGACAGCGGTTACCGAAATTGATAATCAATTGGTAGAAATTATCGACGTTGAAAAAGTACTCGATGAAGTTTCACCACGATCGGTGCAAATATCTTCCGATATTAATATCGAGGTGCAACAGCATTTGCCACAGCATATATTAGTGGTCGATGACTCTTCGGTTGCCCGTAAACAAATTTGTCGCACATTGGCTCAGGTCGACCTGGAAACCACGACTGCCAATAATGGCCGCGAAGCGCTAGAACTGTTGAAGTCTTGGGCCGATGATGGCATGGATATTCACAAACAACTTTTGTTGGTCATATCAGATATTGAAATGCCAGAAATGGATGGATACACCCTGACCACCGAAATTAAAAGTGATCCGCGCTTAAAAGACTTACATATTATTTTACATACTTCTTTAAGTGGTGTTTTTAATAATGCGATGGTTGAGAAGGTTGGGGCAGATCAGTTTATTGCCAAATTCCAACCAGACGAACTTGCTGGGGCGGTAATGAAATATGCGGATAGCAAAAAAATTATGGAGCAGTCTAGGTAG
- a CDS encoding radical SAM/SPASM domain-containing protein has protein sequence MPSTEKLIHLLYVPTIYCNLGCRYCYLGKQTDQSLLKKDFGRALSTLQEGVDKFQKAGYTPFNISLHGGEVTTLPGHVLNDLFSYIKNYYQREKEVLNRHGFKKNHPHIKTNLYNFDKHYDLMQEQHVSISASLDLPLFLHDKYRVTKKGGSTLKRTLSNIRLLADYPYNKKMSAVIYAEHLQYVDEIIKDIWYLHQQVGIDMNNFNFMFGFESLDNAEKYLGEENLETKAVSDQDQVSFYQQLKSAFTGTELEPGFHKHWFDEFTPNYCTNAFNCGEKFFLLQSDGDIFSCVRGQGSAPFHYGNIFNDSIESIMEIASQNISNVHRAQGLHEDCKQCEYLSTCHTGCAYVKHEQQSAKSYTCALQKEIYRNYPALYPATPQAEKKEAVTVYTVDMHPHLISSDLIPDRKRIILPNDLYDPGNSLFDLIMADETLQSLYSSEQVKLSVNGAFIDLQSQILKSSRDILTLCATDDIAIHIHKNFLQAACADSIRNTLHLQLLKDTPVIYGDEQRTKQAHTYTLEVFSDQLQHSNLNQPGTLSFDLKPFLALSTHAFEDSVINNLLVTTHFLRRYHYEKQRNNAFYHIQAINLPFQNIEFYWIKE, from the coding sequence ATGCCATCAACTGAAAAACTGATTCACCTACTCTATGTACCTACGATCTACTGCAATCTCGGTTGCCGTTACTGCTATTTGGGTAAACAGACAGACCAAAGTTTATTAAAGAAAGACTTCGGCCGTGCATTATCAACATTGCAGGAAGGTGTTGATAAATTTCAGAAAGCTGGTTATACGCCATTTAATATTTCACTGCATGGTGGAGAAGTTACTACTCTACCAGGTCATGTTCTGAATGATCTTTTTAGCTATATAAAAAATTATTACCAACGAGAAAAAGAAGTTCTGAACCGACATGGTTTTAAGAAAAACCACCCGCACATTAAGACTAACTTGTATAACTTTGACAAGCACTACGACCTGATGCAAGAACAGCATGTTTCAATTAGTGCCAGCCTAGATTTACCGCTTTTTTTACATGATAAATACCGAGTGACCAAAAAGGGCGGATCAACACTTAAGCGAACCTTGAGCAATATCCGTTTGTTGGCAGATTACCCATATAACAAAAAAATGTCCGCTGTAATTTATGCTGAGCATTTACAGTATGTTGATGAGATTATTAAAGATATCTGGTACCTTCATCAGCAGGTCGGTATTGATATGAATAATTTCAATTTCATGTTTGGATTTGAATCTTTAGACAATGCCGAAAAATATTTAGGCGAAGAAAACTTAGAAACTAAAGCGGTGAGTGACCAGGATCAAGTCTCATTCTACCAACAGCTAAAATCAGCGTTCACCGGCACTGAACTTGAACCCGGTTTTCACAAACATTGGTTTGATGAATTTACGCCAAATTATTGTACCAATGCTTTTAACTGTGGAGAAAAGTTTTTTCTATTACAAAGTGATGGCGATATTTTTTCCTGTGTTCGCGGTCAAGGAAGTGCACCTTTTCATTATGGCAATATTTTCAATGACAGTATTGAATCTATCATGGAAATTGCGAGTCAAAATATTAGCAATGTTCATCGCGCTCAAGGTTTACATGAAGACTGTAAGCAATGCGAATATTTGTCGACCTGTCATACAGGTTGCGCTTATGTCAAACATGAACAGCAGTCTGCTAAGTCATATACCTGTGCACTGCAAAAGGAAATTTATCGAAACTATCCTGCGTTGTATCCAGCCACTCCTCAGGCAGAAAAAAAAGAAGCAGTAACGGTGTATACCGTGGACATGCACCCGCACCTGATTTCAAGTGATCTTATTCCAGACCGCAAACGTATTATTCTGCCCAATGATTTATATGATCCAGGAAACAGCCTATTCGATCTGATTATGGCGGATGAAACACTACAAAGCCTATATAGCTCCGAGCAAGTTAAGTTAAGTGTAAATGGGGCGTTTATCGATTTGCAGTCGCAGATTCTAAAAAGTAGTCGCGACATACTTACGTTATGTGCAACTGATGATATAGCCATTCATATTCACAAGAACTTTTTGCAAGCTGCATGCGCTGACTCGATTCGCAATACGCTGCACTTACAGCTATTAAAAGATACTCCTGTTATCTATGGTGACGAGCAACGAACCAAGCAGGCCCACACTTATACTCTAGAAGTGTTTTCTGATCAGTTGCAGCACAGCAACTTAAATCAACCTGGCACCCTAAGTTTTGATTTAAAGCCGTTTTTAGCATTGAGCACCCATGCTTTTGAAGATAGTGTGATAAACAACCTACTGGTGACCACCCATTTCTTGCGACGTTATCACTATGAAAAACAAAGAAATAATGCCTTTTATCATATTCAGGCGATTAACTTGCCATTTCAAAATATCGAGTTCTACTGGATTAAGGAATAA
- the flgN gene encoding flagellar export chaperone FlgN, with protein MIEALNNLKYRVEVWLKLLQQQNAILTAASSSDLEQITRKVSQHTEALEKDIANLFASGNPTLAEKDTAAANLWLELKENLIECQKLITVNGNIARLANASLSRSIDLITGNTHNTSYSRSGQLTRNRNATYNHSA; from the coding sequence ATGATTGAAGCGCTTAACAACCTGAAATACAGAGTCGAAGTTTGGTTAAAATTGCTACAACAGCAAAATGCTATTCTGACCGCTGCATCATCCAGTGATTTGGAACAGATCACCCGCAAGGTTTCCCAGCACACTGAGGCGCTGGAAAAAGACATTGCCAACTTATTCGCCAGCGGCAACCCGACTTTGGCAGAAAAAGACACTGCAGCAGCAAACTTATGGCTTGAGTTAAAAGAAAATTTGATTGAATGCCAAAAGCTTATAACCGTAAATGGAAATATTGCACGATTGGCCAATGCCAGCCTATCTCGCTCAATCGATTTGATTACCGGCAATACGCATAACACCAGCTATAGTCGCAGCGGCCAATTAACTCGAAATCGAAACGCGACCTATAATCACAGCGCTTAA